A window of Strix aluco isolate bStrAlu1 chromosome 11, bStrAlu1.hap1, whole genome shotgun sequence contains these coding sequences:
- the GMPPB gene encoding mannose-1-phosphate guanylyltransferase catalytic subunit beta, whose translation MRALILVGGFGTRLRPLTLSRPKPLVEFCNKALLLHQLEALRQAGVSHVVLAVSYMSEALGAAMREQEQRLGIRISLSHEKEPLGTAGPLALARDLLAEGGEPFFVLNSDVICEFPFAALARFHRQHGGEGSLVVTRVEEPAKYGVVVSEADTGRICRFVEKPRVFVSNKINAGLYIFNPGILQRIQLRPTSIEKEIFPAMAQEGQLYAMELQGFWMDIGQPKDFLTGMCMYLQALRAQHPEKLHSGPGVVGNVLVDPSAKIGANCVIGPNVTIGAGVVVEDGVRIKRCTVLKGARIRSHSWLESCIVGWSCSVGQWVRMENVTVLGEDVIVNDELYLNGANVLPHKSIAESVPEPRIIM comes from the exons atGCGGGCGCTGATCCTGGTGGGCGGCTTCGGGACGCGGCTGCGGCCGCTGACCCTGAGCCGGCCGAAGCCGCTGGTGGAGTTCTGCAACAAGGCGCTGCTGCTGCACCAGCTGGAGGCCCTGCGGCag GCCGGTGTCAGCCATGTGGTGCTGGCGGTGAGCTACATGTCGGAGGCGCTGGGGGCTGCCATGCGGGAACAGGAGCAGCGG CTCGGCATCCGCATCTCCCTGTCCCACGAGAAGGAGCCGCTGGGCACAG cggggccgctGGCGCTGGCGCGGGACCTGCTGGCCGAGGGCGGGGAGCCCTTCTTTGTCCTCAACAGCGACGTGATCTGCGAGTTCCCCTTCGCGGCGCTGGCCCGTTTCCACCGGCAGCACGGCGGTGAGGGCTCTCTGGTGGTGACCCGCGTGGAGGAGCCGGCCAAGTACGGCGTGGTGGTGAGCGAGGCCGACACCGGCCGCATCTGCCGCTTCGTGGAGAAGCCGCGCGTCTTCGTGTCCAACAAGATCAACGCCGGGCTCTACATCTTCAACCCCGGCATCCTGCAACGCATCCAG CTGCGCCCCACCTCCATCGAGAAGGAGATCTTCCCAGCCATGGCGCAGGAGGGGCAGCTCTACGCCATGGAGCTGCAGG GCTTCTGGATGGACATCGGGCAGCCGAAGGACTTCCTTACGGGCATGTGCATGTACCTGCAGGCGCTGCGGGCTCAGCACCCTGAGAAGCTGCACTCGGGGCCCGGTGTCGTAGGGAACGTGCTGGTG gaCCCCAGCGCCAAGATTGGGGCAAACTGTGTCATTGGCCCCAACGTGACGATCGGGGCCGGCGTGGTGGTGGAGGACGGGGTGCGCATCAAACGCTGCACTGTGCTGAAGGGGGCCCGCATCCGCTCCCACTCCTGGCTGGAGTCCTGCATCGTGGGCTGGAGCTGCTCCGTGGGGCAGTGG GTGCGCATGGAAAACGTGACAGTGCTGGGCGAGGATGTCATCGTCAACGACGAGCTCTACCTCAATGGGGCCAACGTGCTGCCACACAAGTCCATCGCCGAGTCTGTGCCAGAGCCACGCATCATCATGTAG
- the AMIGO3 gene encoding amphoterin-induced protein 3 isoform X2: MPSPGCPPPRRPRGPGSPPPAGAQAFHNASYLRHLDMSSNHLHAVETHYFDTLVSLEELLLYNNRITRVDENAFAKLSGLRKVYLSWNNLTTFPFHTVQGLGNYSLRTLDLSSNSLSSIPVEELAALPENIRNGLYLHNNPIRCSCPLYLMLQRWKQRGFSSVKDFFEEHTCKVSDNVPRSLIKFLKYSHMFENCSAGPEDVHPVSFPVMVGQALLLTCNTSLPAGATTYMWISPHHEPIKHPGNSNRSLEVYRNGSLKIAAAKPWHSGVYVGLAINSPRNFSRLCEVNVTVHYPKPEGETFSTGLTTLLGCIVSLLLVLMYLYLTPCRCLSCCKKPAPLSPPQECSAQSSILSTTPPTTDGPNRKVSTNKHVVFLEPVRETQNGKIRLALSEDFPDPKHPKVLQLKSDSESISSVFSDTPIVA; the protein is encoded by the exons ATGCCaagccccggctgccccccgccccgccggccccgggggccgggcagccccccgCCGGCCGGAGCGCAG GCTTTCCACAATGCCTCCTACCTGCGGCACCTCGACATGTCCTCCAACCACCTGCACGCCGTCGAGACGCACTACTTTGACACGCTGGTGAGCttggaggagctgctgctctaCAACAACCGCATTACACGAGTGGATGAAAACGCCTTCGCCAAGCTGAGCGGCCTGCGGAAAGTCTACCTGAGCTGGAACAACCTGACCACCTTCCCCTTCCACACAGTGCAGGGGTTGGGAAACTACAGCCTCCGCACGCTGGACCTCTCCTCCAACAGCCTGAGCAGCATCCCCGTGGAGGAGCTGGCGGCTCTGCCCGAAAACATCAGGAACGGCTTGTACCTGCACAACAACCCCATCAGGTGCAGCTGCCCGCTCTACCTGATGCTCCAGCGCTGGAAGCAGCGAGGTTTCAGCTCTGTGAAGGATTTCTTCGAGGAACACACCTGCAAGGTGTCTGACAATGTGCCCCGGTCCCTGATCAAGTTCCTCAAATACAGCCACATGTTTGAGAACTGCTCGGCGGGCCCTGAAGACGTGCACCCCGTGTCCTTCCCTGTGATGGTGGGCCAGGCCCTCCTGCTCACCTGCAACACCAGCCTGCCAGCTGGGGCCACCACCTACATGTGGATCTCCCCTCACCATGAGCCCATCAAACACCCGGGGAACAGCAACCGCTCCTTGGAGGTCTACCGCAACGGCAGCCTGAAGATCGCAGCGGCCAAGCCCTGGCACTCGGGGGTCTACGTGGGCTTGGCCATCAACAGCCCCCGCAACTTCAGCAGGCTGTGTGAAGTCAACGTGACGGTCCACTACCCCAAGCCAGAAGGGGAGACCTTCAGCACCGGTCTCACAACCCTGCTGGGGTGCATCGTGAGCCTGCTGCTCGTGCTCATGTACTTGTACCTCACGCCCTGCCGCTGCCTGAGCTGCTGCAAGAAGCCAGCTCCTCTCAGCCCTCCGCAGGAGTGCAGCGCCCAGTCCTCCATCCTCAGCACCACCCCTCCCACCACCGACGGGCCAAACCGCAAGGTCAGCACCAACAAGCACGTGGTCTTCCTCGAGCCCGTCCGGGAGACGCAGAATGGCAAGATCCGCCTGGCCCTCAGCGAGGATTTCCCCGACCCCAAGCACCCCAAGGTCCTGCAGCTCAAGTCAGACTCAGAGTCCATCAGCTCCGTCTTTTCGGACACCCCCATTGTGGCGTAG
- the AMIGO3 gene encoding amphoterin-induced protein 3 isoform X1: MSPRVAAEPLWTRVAKLPVLVLLVLCAHGRAPHAAPLTRSCPAACICTSDLLSCSRQTLQRVPRALPPTATTLDLSHNALTQLRDHWLAALPHLEALHISHNQIKDLSPQAFHNASYLRHLDMSSNHLHAVETHYFDTLVSLEELLLYNNRITRVDENAFAKLSGLRKVYLSWNNLTTFPFHTVQGLGNYSLRTLDLSSNSLSSIPVEELAALPENIRNGLYLHNNPIRCSCPLYLMLQRWKQRGFSSVKDFFEEHTCKVSDNVPRSLIKFLKYSHMFENCSAGPEDVHPVSFPVMVGQALLLTCNTSLPAGATTYMWISPHHEPIKHPGNSNRSLEVYRNGSLKIAAAKPWHSGVYVGLAINSPRNFSRLCEVNVTVHYPKPEGETFSTGLTTLLGCIVSLLLVLMYLYLTPCRCLSCCKKPAPLSPPQECSAQSSILSTTPPTTDGPNRKVSTNKHVVFLEPVRETQNGKIRLALSEDFPDPKHPKVLQLKSDSESISSVFSDTPIVA; the protein is encoded by the coding sequence ATGTCCCCGCGGGTGGCCGCAGAGCCGCTCTGGACGCGGGTGGCGAAGCTGccggtgctggtgctgctggtgctgtgcGCCCACGGCCGCGCTCCCCACGCCGCCCCGCTGACCCGCAGCTGCCCCGCCGCCTGCATCTGCACCTCCGACCTGCTGAGCTGCAGCCGGCAGACGCTGCAGCGCGTGCCCCGGGCGCTGCCACCCACCGCCACCACGCTGGACCTCAGCCACAACGCCCTCACCCAGCTCCGAGACCACTGGCTGGCCGCCCTCCCGCACCTCGAGGCCCTCCACATCAGTCACAACCAGATTAAGGACCTTTCTCCGCAGGCTTTCCACAATGCCTCCTACCTGCGGCACCTCGACATGTCCTCCAACCACCTGCACGCCGTCGAGACGCACTACTTTGACACGCTGGTGAGCttggaggagctgctgctctaCAACAACCGCATTACACGAGTGGATGAAAACGCCTTCGCCAAGCTGAGCGGCCTGCGGAAAGTCTACCTGAGCTGGAACAACCTGACCACCTTCCCCTTCCACACAGTGCAGGGGTTGGGAAACTACAGCCTCCGCACGCTGGACCTCTCCTCCAACAGCCTGAGCAGCATCCCCGTGGAGGAGCTGGCGGCTCTGCCCGAAAACATCAGGAACGGCTTGTACCTGCACAACAACCCCATCAGGTGCAGCTGCCCGCTCTACCTGATGCTCCAGCGCTGGAAGCAGCGAGGTTTCAGCTCTGTGAAGGATTTCTTCGAGGAACACACCTGCAAGGTGTCTGACAATGTGCCCCGGTCCCTGATCAAGTTCCTCAAATACAGCCACATGTTTGAGAACTGCTCGGCGGGCCCTGAAGACGTGCACCCCGTGTCCTTCCCTGTGATGGTGGGCCAGGCCCTCCTGCTCACCTGCAACACCAGCCTGCCAGCTGGGGCCACCACCTACATGTGGATCTCCCCTCACCATGAGCCCATCAAACACCCGGGGAACAGCAACCGCTCCTTGGAGGTCTACCGCAACGGCAGCCTGAAGATCGCAGCGGCCAAGCCCTGGCACTCGGGGGTCTACGTGGGCTTGGCCATCAACAGCCCCCGCAACTTCAGCAGGCTGTGTGAAGTCAACGTGACGGTCCACTACCCCAAGCCAGAAGGGGAGACCTTCAGCACCGGTCTCACAACCCTGCTGGGGTGCATCGTGAGCCTGCTGCTCGTGCTCATGTACTTGTACCTCACGCCCTGCCGCTGCCTGAGCTGCTGCAAGAAGCCAGCTCCTCTCAGCCCTCCGCAGGAGTGCAGCGCCCAGTCCTCCATCCTCAGCACCACCCCTCCCACCACCGACGGGCCAAACCGCAAGGTCAGCACCAACAAGCACGTGGTCTTCCTCGAGCCCGTCCGGGAGACGCAGAATGGCAAGATCCGCCTGGCCCTCAGCGAGGATTTCCCCGACCCCAAGCACCCCAAGGTCCTGCAGCTCAAGTCAGACTCAGAGTCCATCAGCTCCGTCTTTTCGGACACCCCCATTGTGGCGTAG